From Alloacidobacterium dinghuense:
TTTACCGAGCATCTGGGCGGAGTGGTCTACGACGGCATTTGGGTTGGCGAGAAATCGAGTATCCCCAATATCCACGGCATTCGCAAAGAGTTGGTCGAGAAATTGAAAGCCATCAAAGCCCCGGTGATTCGCTGGCCGGGCGGATGTTTCGCCGACAGCTATGACTGGAAGGATGGCATCGGTCCAAGGGACAAGCGGCCACGGCGAACCAATTTCTGGGTCGATGATCCGCAGGCTAAGAAGTTGCCGAACGACGCTGTGCAGAAGTATGAGCCGAATACTTTCGGTACGGATGAGTTCGTCCAGTTTTGCAAGCTGAGCAATGCAGACCCATACATCGCTGCGAACCTTCGCGCGTTGCCCCCGCTCTCATTCGATCAATGGGTCGAGTACTGCAATTCGCCCGCGCACAGCACGACATACGCTGACATTCGGGCAGCCGCAGGGTATCCCGAGCCTTATAACGTGCGCTATTGGGGCATCGGAAATGAGAGCTGGGGCTGCGGTGGGAACTTCACGCCCGAAGAATACTCGAATGAGTATCGTCGTTTTACCGCGTGGGTTCCCGACTATGGCGTCGATCCGCGCTTTGTTGCTTCCGGTCCGAACGAGGATGACGTGGACTGGACGACGCAGTTCTTCGAAGACATTTTGCACCGCCGTCCCATTCATCCGCCTTATGGATGGTCGGTGCACAACTACACCAACGCTCTTGAAGCGCTGAACTTCAACGATCAGGATGCTTATTCGCTTTTCTATAAGGGAACATCGACGGAAAGAATTATCCAGAACATGTGGACTGCGATGGGCGTCTTTGATCGCGACCACCAGACGCGCATGGTCGTCGACGAGTACGGTCCCTGGTACGGAGCAGGAACGGAAGTGGACCCGACGCACATCTTCGGTCAGCAGATCACGATGCGGGACGCGATTGTTACAGCCTTTACGCTCGATATCTTTAATCGCCACGCGGAAAAAGTCTGTATGGCAAACTGCGCGCAACTGATCAACTGCATCGATTCACTCTTCATCGCGCACGAGGACAAGTTCATCGTGACTCCAAACTTCAATGTCTTCGAGATGTACGCAGCGCATCAGGGGGCGAAAGCTGTGCGCGCGGAATTCTCTGCGCCGTCGGTTGGATTTACAGACATCGTCAAACCCGATCGGTGGGGACCTCCACGCGGCGGCGAACGTTCTGTACAGCGAAGCCTGAACGGGCTGATGGGCTCGGCATCCGTGAACGGCAAGCAGCTAACGCTGACCGTCGTGAACCCGAGTCTGACAGACGCGCGTGACACGCAGATTGCAGTTCGAGGCGGTAGCGTGGCGACTGCCACTGCAACGGTTCTTGCAGCCTCTGACATTCACGCGCACAATACCTTTGAGCAGCCCAACGCCGTTACAACTAAATCCGCGCAGGCAACGGCCAGTGGCTCGACGGTAGCTTTCGCTTTTCCGCCGATGTCGGTAACAAAGGTAGAAATCACGCTGAGTTGACAGATCGCAATGAAGGCCAAGTCATCCAAGTCCGTGAAGCCCCGCAAGCGCAGAATCATTGTTTTGGCTGCCACCAGCGCCGATGGCTTCATCGCTCGAAGTGACGGTTCGGTAGATTGGCTGGATCGTCCAACGCCAAAAGGCGGCTACGGCATGGCCGAGTTCTATCAGTCCATCGACACAATCCTGTGGGGCAGGAAGACATACGATATGGCGTTGGATTTTCAAAAGAAAGGCGTGCCCGGTTCAGCATTCGATACCAAGATCAAGAATTATGTCTTCACACGCGGCCCGCTACCGTCGGACCCACCTGCGGGAGTGGAGTTCGTGACCGAGCCCGTCAAAGCATTTGCGACGCGCTTGCGGAAACGAAAGGGCAAAGACATCTGGATGATGGGTGGCGCCGGCATTATCGGGTCGTTTCTCGATGCAGGAGCGATTGACGAATTCAAGATCCACGTCATTCCCACGTTTATCGGGGAAGGCATTCCCTTGATCGCACCAGATCGTCGCAATGTGCCTCTGAGATTGATCTCTTCGAAGAAATTCCCGGATGGTGTGGTCGAGTTGCACTATGCTGTCCAGAGCTAACTCTATCGCGCACTCTTGCCATACACGCGCACATAATCAACCAGCATTTCTTGGGGGAACTTGCTCGAAGCATCCGGCAGCCCGGGCCAATCGCCTCCGACAGCAAGATTCAGCAGAAGAAAAAACTTGCCATCGTCGAAGGGCCAAACCGCTCCTTCCGGGAGACTTGACGGCGTAAACGAAGCATAGACATTCGCAGGATCGTCCACGTAATACTCAATTTTTTTCGGCGACCAAATCAGCCCGAAGGTGTGGAACGCATCGCCAAAGGCCTGATCGTGCGGCAGCGCGAAGGGCTGGCCTATCTTCGTGCCGGTAAATCCGGTTCCGTGGATGGAGCCGTAAATCGTATCCGGCTTCTTGCCGATGTTTTCCATGATGTCGAGTTCACCGCACGCAGGCCAATGTACCGTCGATATGTTGTCGCCAAGCATCCAGAAAGCGGGCCAGAATCCCTGGCCTTTGGGAATCTTGATGCGTGCCTCGATGCGTCCGTACTGAAAACTCTTCAGCCCCTCAGACTTGATGCGCGCCGAGGTGTAATGTCCCTGGCCATCGCTGCGTGCAACGATGTGCAGATAACCGTCTTTGCCTAAAAATGCATTCGGCTTTGCACTATTACATGGTGCCTGCGAAGATTGATAGCTGCAGTAAGTTTCCAGCTCTTGATTGCCGAAGCCGTTGCTGCCCGTATCAAATTTCCAGTTTGCGAGTGAAGGTGCGGGGGCGCCAGAGTTGAATTCATCGCTCCAGATCAAGCGCTCATGCCGGTCCTGCGCCTGCGCAATTCCAGCGGTTAATAGCAACAGTGCGCTCAGCATGAGCCACGATCTGTTCAGTGTCATATTGTGCCCAATAACCGGGGAAAACACTCCGTTCAGCGGCAATCTATTTCATCCTTACGCATAAAGGCTGTATCAAAGAATCATGTACTTGCAGTTTGATGTCGCGAACGTGATCAACGAATCATCGATTGCCACACTCGTCGATTGTTTCTACATGCGCGTGCGGCAGGACGATATTCTGGGCCCGGTTTTTGCAGAGAAGATCGGCAGTGACTGGGAGCCCCATCTGGAAACGATGCGATCTTTCTGGTCTTCGCTGATGCTCGCCAGTGGTCGTTATAAAGGCAATCCCATGGTGAAGCATCTGCTGCTGGCGCCGCGGATTAGCTCTGCGCATTTCGAGCGCTGGCTCGGCATCTGGAAACAGACTACAGCCGAGCTATTTCCACCGGAAGCGGCTGCGATCTTTATGCGCAAGGCGGAAAGCATGGCCGACCGCCTGATTGAAACCATCGATCGGCACCACGCATCGTTAGCGGTTTCGAACTAAAGACTGAGTCCGCACGATTCGTAAATCTTGCTTATCCATTCCATATCGCGCAGACCCTCTTCGCCATTGGTCTTCGGTTCTTCGTTCTTGATGATGCAGTTGCTGAAATAGTCGGCCATGCGAACGAAGTGAGAAGGATCTTTGGCAGGATTCGGCTCGTCAAGAGTCGTCTTGTCGTTGAAGCTGGCCGTCAAATGCTGCCCTTCATAGGGGAAGGCGCTCTCCACGTTGAGAACCCCCTTCGATCCATGCACGCGATAGAAACCGTTCATGTTCGCGCCGTACGAAGTGTTGCAACTGGCAACAATGCCTGAAGGAAACTTCATCGTCCAGGAAGTGTTCTCTTCCACCTGATCGAAGCGACCATCGTGATCAATGGTGGTTGAGTAGGCCTTCACTTCGACCGGTTCTTCGCCAGTCAAATAGCGGCAGGCATTCAGTGAATAGATCCCGACATCAAGCAGCGGGCCGCCGCCGGCCATCTTTTTATTCAAACGCCATTCGCCTGGGCTGATATTGAAGCCGTTCGCACTTTCAATGGCTTGTACTGTTCCCAGCTTTCCTTCGCGGATCAGAGAAATTGCGCGCAGATTCGTCGGCTCATACTGGCAGCGGTAGGCGATGAGCAGCTTCACATTCGCTTGTTTGCAGGCGTCGATCATCGAATGCGCATCGGCTACGCTCGTGCACATCGGCTTCTCGCATAGCACATGTTTTCCCGCTTTCGCTGCACGGATACTGTACTCCGCGTGCATGTTGTTGGGCAGCGCGATGTATACGGCATCAATCGTTTTGTTATCGCGCATCTGATCGCAGTTCTCGTAGGTATAAATTGAGCTGTCAGGCACTCCGTATTGCGCCGCCATTTTGCGAGCCTTGTCGGGATGGCCGCTGACGATTCCGGTGATCTTCGATTGGCTCGACATCTTCACGCCGGGCATAAAGTGATCCATTGAAATGCGGCCAAGGCCAACGATGCAATAGCCAATCCGGTGATCGTCGCCTTGCGCATGAAGTTCCGGCAAGGCAGACGAGAGAAGAGTTGCACCCGCAAGGGTAGTGAACTGGCGGCGATTTAGATTCATGCCATAGCTCCGTAAAATAACTTTGGATTAGACATCAATTGCAGCGAATAACTCAGTGGTGATACCCACGCTACTCGTGATTAGATGGAAGGCATGGGAATAGCAACGGAAAAGCTGCGTCTCAGCGAGATTTCTCCACGCATCATGCAGTCGGAAATTCGTTCGATGACCGTAGAATGCGATCGCCTTGGCGGAGTGAATCTCGCGCAGGGCGTCTGCGATACCGAGGTGCCTTCTGTCGTAATTGAGAGCGCGATCAAGGCCATTCATGACGGTCACAACATTTATACGCGCATGGATGGACTTACGCCGCTGCGCGAGTCTATCGCGCGAAAAATGGCGCACTACAACGGTATCCACGTTGATCCCGAATCGGAAGTGCTGGTCACTTCCGGTGCAACGGCAGGGCTGTACGCCGCGTGCCTGGCACTCTTCGACCCCGGCGATGAGGTTGTGCTGTTCGAGCCGTTCTACGGCTACCACGTCAATACGTTGTTGAGCCTTCGCATGCAGCCCAAAGCAGTGCCGATGGCAATGCACACATGGGAGATTGATTTCGGCGTCCTGCGTGCAGCCATTACGCCGCGCACACGGGCGATCATTGTCAATTCGCCATCGAATCCGTGCGGCAAAGTTTTCAGCCGCGCTGAGTTTGAAAAAATCGCAGCCCTTGCGGACGAACACGACCTCTTTCTTCTTACCGATGAGATCTACGAATATTTCCTCTTCGATGGCAGGGAACACATCTCGCCCGCGTCGCTTCCAGGAATGGCTGAGCGGACGATCACAATTTCAGGACTGTCGAAGACCTTTAGTATCACAGGATGGCGTATTGGCTATCTTGCAGCTGACAAGCGCTGGCTCGGCTCGATTGCTTACTTTCACGACCTGACCTATGTTTGCGCGCCAACACCTTTCCAATACGGCTCTGTTACAGGGCTCGTTGAGCTTCCCGATAACTTCTACCTGCAACTGGCAACTGAGTATCAGGCCAAGCGGGATATGCTTTGCTCTGCATTGCAGGACGTCGGTTTTACGCCCTCGATTCCGCAGGGCGCTTACTATGTGCTGGCCGATGTCAGTGCTGTTCCAGGCGCCACTGCGCGTGAGAAGGCGCGCAATCTGTTAGCGCAGACTGGAGTGGCAGGGGTTGCCGGTACTGCATTTTTCACCGGAGGTCGCGGCGAAGAAATCATGCGCTTCTGCTTCGCCAAGCGCGACGAGGATCTGCAGCGTGCCTGCGATGCCCTGCGTAGCTATCGCATCTGAAATTCAGGCGAGCCAAGAATCAGCGCTGACATTGTATCCAGCTGCTGCGTAGCATCTGCTGGTGCAGCAGTCTGAGCCAGTTGCTCACGAATGACCGAGTTTGTCTTCGCAGAAACATCTCCGGCAATCAGCAATTGCTCCATCAACTCAAGAGCTTCGTCCTGCCCGCTAGGCACAGCAGCCTTTTGCGTCATGATGGCTGGTTCGACAGCGACGCGGTGCAGAGAATCCGGCGAAGTCGCAGGCCGCGCCAGCAGGCCGTCGGCAAGCAGGTGCGGAGCGTCGAACTTCATTCCGCCGAGCTTGCTCGTGGTCAACTGCATGGAAAAATTCAGCCGGTCAACTAACGCCGCAGAGTTCATCCAGTGATCGGCTGTCATCGGGTATCCGGTTGGTGGCTGCATCTGGTAAAGCGGCTCGCCCATGCGAGCCAGCGTGCCCACCAACGCGCCGGGGTTCGTGGGATTCGTATCTGTGGAACGAAACGCCGAGGCGACGAATTCGAGCGGCGTCTTTACCTTATTGCGATAGTTTGTGCGCGACCAGAATTCAGGGGAGTGCACCATGGTCCGCAATACCTGCTTGATATCGCCGTCAGAGGAGAGATAGGTCTGCGCCATGCGATCGACCAGTGCCGGAGGGGGCTCGTCGGCGACAAAGCGCTGCGCTAATTTGTAACTGATAAAGTGAGCGGTCTGCGGCTGCGCGGCCAGCCATGTCAGCGCCAGTACGCCCTCGTTGAAGCCATTTTCTTTGATCGTCTGCCCAAACCACTTTTTCGTGCCCGGCTCGTGCCACCGCGGATTAAAGACAAAGGGCCCACCCAGTTCGGGATGATCAATCGTCCAGCCAGTAAAAATCTTTGCCAGGTTCGTGACGTCAGCCTGCGTATAGCCGCCATTAACGCTGACCGTGTGCAGCTCCATTACCTCGCGGCCATAGTTTTCGTTCAGGCCACGGTCTTGCTGCTTGGGATTGGCTTTCTGCCGATTGGCGGCAAGCGAATCAGGCCCAATGCTGGTGCGGTTGTCGAGATAGTCGAGCATCGCCGGATGCTCCGCGGTTGCCAGCAGCAGATCTTTGAACTTGCCCAGGGCATGTTCGCGGATGGCATTGCGTTCGTAGTCCGCGAGATAGTACGTTTCGATGGGATTTTTGTGCAGGAAGATATTGAAGTGATTGAACCAGAAATCGGTCATCACTTCTTCAAGCTGCCGCTCGCTCAGAATCGCACGCAGAATCTTTGCCTGCTGCAATTCATTCTGCGCTACCCCGATGCCTGCTGCGCCGCCACCCATCATCTGAAAGATCTCGCGCTCGCGTGGGGTGAAGTCGTTCATGAGCATCGTGCGCTGCGGGTCGGTAACGCGACGGCAAAGGATCATGCGCTGTTCCGCCGGCAAACGCATGATTGCCTGCATGCGCAGGCCTTTCTGATAGCCAAGAATCTGATCTGCCAGAGTCTGTGCTGTTGGGCCACTCTGTGGCTCATCCTCCATATCGATCGGCGGAGGAGCCTGCTCGGCATTCGTCTGCATTACCGGCATCGAGGCACTCTGAGTCTGGTTCGCCGCTGCATCCCGTGCCTGCTTGCGTTTGTAGCGTTCCAGCATGACTTCGTATGCTCCGGCGAGCATCGGATCCTGCGGCATGGCGAGTTTGCCGGCATCAATCTGGCGAATCACGCCCCCATCGGGAAAGTTCATCGCCACCTGCGGCGGAGCCATCGTCAACGATGGAAAGGCGGCTAGCCGTTTGTCGAGGTCGGCATTTGAAATGGAGTCGGGATTCAATTGTTGTTCAAACCACACCTCCCAGCCAATTTTTGTGACCGCCGCCACATCTCCAGGCCGCGGACCAAAGGTGAAGCGAGCAAGAACTTGCTGTGCGCGCTCCTCGTTCGTGAGTGGAGGAAGTACCGGTTCGGCTTTGGACGGAACTTTATGATGAGATGCAGCGTGTGAAGGGCTCTGCGCGACCGCCGCGATCGGCAACAGAGCAATGGCAAAGAGGCTTAGTGATAGAGTTGTGCGGATCAACCCATGCTCCTGACAACGGTATAAACCGGAATCCAGGCTTAGAGTTGCGCCGGTTGTGCCTTTACCTGTCTCGATCGCGTCGTTTTGAATAAATATGTAAGCACTGGCCGCGCCAGGAGCAGAACCCCAAGTACAAGGGTGATCGTAAGCGGCGTGCGCACGCCTGATTTTACCCCCCACCAATAGTGAACAACCCCCGCAATTGCCGATACATACGCCAGCCGATGCAACGCTTGCCAACGCTTGCCGCCCAACTTGCGGATCGACCACGTCGTTGACGTCAGGACGAGAGGAACGAGCAGCATCCAGGCGGTGAGTCCGGCGGTAATGAATCGCCGGCGGGTAATGTCATTGATCATCGCGCTTAAGCTGAAGTTCGAATAGAGCCAGACATAGGTCAACAAATGCAGGCATGCATAGAAGAAGGCATAAAGACCCAGCATCCGCCGGAAGCGGATGAGCCAGCTCAGTTTCGGAATCAGTCGTCGCACCGGCGTAATTGCAAGGGAAGTCACCAGTAAGCGGAGCGTCCCCTTTCCGGTAAAGAAAGTAACGGCAGCTATCGGATCAGCGCCAAGCGCATCCGGTACGGTGGTGCTGGCCTGCCAGAACTTCCAGGCCAGCCACATAACCGGCGCAAGGCACGCGATATGCACCAGCACTTTCAGGAAAACGATCAGTCGATTCGGCATGATTAGTAGTATTTGCGCAGATCCATACCGTTATAGAGGCTGGCCACCTGGTCGCCATAGCCATTGAACATCAGCGTCGCGCGGCGTTGTTTGAAGACCGGTTCGCCGATACGCCGCTCATACTTCTGGCTCCAGCGTGGGTGATCGACATTGGGATTCACATTTGAGTAAAACCCGTATTCATTCGAGGCCTGATCGTTCCACGCTGTGTGTGGCTGCTTTTCAACGAAACGCACTTTGACAATCGATTTTGCCGACTTAAATCCATATTTCCACGGCACCACGATGCGCACAGGCGCGCCATCCTGGTTCGGCAGCGTCTCTCCGTAAAGCCCGAAGCAGAGCAGCGTCAGCGGGTTCATCGCCTCATCCATGCGCAGCCCCTCGGAGTAGGGCCAGTTGATGGAAGACTGGCTGAGTCCCGGCATCTGCTTGCGATCCGCGAGCGTCAGGAACTGTACGAACTTGGCATTGCCAAGGGGTTCGCATTCCTTGATGAACTCAGACAGTGAATAGCCAACCCACGGGATCACCATGCTCCACGCCTCGACGCAGCGGAGTCGATACACGCGCTCTTCCTGCGGACGCAGCTTCAGGAGCGTGTCGATATCGAAGGTCTTCGGCTTTTTCACCAAGCCTTCCACGGTCACCGTCCATGGTCGCGTCTGCATCCTCCCCGCGTTCTTTGCTGGATCGCCTTTCTCCACGCCGAATTCATAGAAGTTGTTGTAATTGGTGATGTATTGGTATGGCGTCAGGTCTTCGCCGGTAGTGGAAAGCGGACTCTTCACCGTATCGAGTTTTGTGCCAGCATGAACTCGACGACTCGGTTCGAGAATCCGCGCCATGCGCTCTCCGGCAAGCGCCGCGACTCCAGCGGCTCCGGCTGCAGCCATAAACTTTCGCCGGTCCATGTAGGCAGATTTTGAAGTGATTTCAGAAGAAGGAATGTCGCTCGATTTGCGGATCAACATCGGTCAGTGCCCTGTTTCTCTAATTACAGACTAAAGTACGCATTTACCTGCGAGAGTAGATGTTTTTGCTGCTCACAAATAAATCCAAAACTTGTATGGCTCCAAAAAGCGATACCTAAGCAATTGGAAGCCACATCTTATGATTCATAGGAGGGGTGAATGGTTACAGATAACCTGCACGCAACGCAGAAACTTTCACCAGAGGAAAACGACCGCATGCGGCAGGCGTCCGAGTTGCTGCTTGCGGCACGTCGTGATTCGCAGCCTATCGAAAGTCTGCCAGAAGCACTGCGTCCACACATGCTCGATGAGGCCTACGCACTGCAAGACATCATCGCCCGCGCTTTGGGACCAATTGGCGGCTGGAAAGTCGGCGCCACATCGCCCGACGCAACCCCCGCATACGCCCCTATGCCGCTGCTCGGCGGCTTCGCGCACAGCGGGCAGACGCTGAGCGAATCGTATCGCCGTTACCGTGGCGTCGAAGCCGAAATCGCCTTTCACCTCGGCAAAGACCTTCCTGTTCGCAAAGAGGCTTATACACGCAAAGAAGTCATCGACGCGATCGCTTCAGCGCATCCGGCCATTGAACTCATGGAACCGGCATTCCTCAATCCCGATATCGTCGACCGGCTCTCCATGATTGGCGATTTGCAGATGAATGGCGGCTTCGTCTACGGCCCCGCACTTCCTTCTTGGCAAAGCGCTGATCTCACAAAGGAAACTGTCGTTGTGACCATCGACGGAGCCGTTCGCTTCACAGGCACCGCTTCGAACCCCGCCGGAACCGATCTTCTGCGGCTTGTTACATGGCTGGCGAATGAAGGCCAGCATCGCACCGCCGGCCTCAAAGCCGGTGACTGGATCACCACCGGAAGCTGGTGCGGCAAGTTCAACGCAAATTCTGGATCGGAAGTGCGCGTCACCTTCTCAACCTTCGGAACAGTGCAGGTTTACTTTGCCTGAGATGCAAACGGCCACTCGCGGCGTCTGTAGGCGCGGGCGAAATACAGAAGGCTGCCCGTCACCGCAATCACTCCCGCATACACAAATTCGCGCGAGGCGTCAGGCCGAGAGAACACGATGAACAAAAAGCCGGCGAGCGCTAGAAGCGGCGGCAGAGGGTAAAACCACAAACGAAAGGGTCGCGGCATCTCTGGACGCCGGATCCGCAGCAAAATTACTCCGACCTGCTGCAACAGGTATTGCAGAATGATCCGGATCGCCACCAGCGCCGCGATTACGTGCGAGAGATCAAAGAAGCAGAAGATTGCCGCGACAACCCCAAGCGCAATCAGCGAGACGTTAGGAAAGCCGTGCCTCGGATGCAAAGTTGCGAATGAACGGAAATAGTTACCATCGAGAGCCGCGGCATACGGCGCGCGCGAATAGGTCAGCAGCAGAGAAAAGACAGAAGCGAATGCCGTCCACATCACCAGCGCAGCCAGCACCCGTGCTGCCGTCACTCCGAAAGTCCGCTGCATAAGAACAGCAACCACAGCGTAACGCCCATCGCCGCCTTTCACCAGTTCCTGCCATGGAATCACGCCGAGTACGCTGATGTTCATCAACAAATACAGCACCGCGACGATCGCAATCGAAATCAGCACAGCGCGCGGAATCGTCCGTCCAGGATCACGCACTTCGCCGCCGAGAAAGCAGACCGTGTAATAACCCCAGTAGTCGTACGTTGCAATCAGCGTAGCCGCGCCCAGCCCTTGAAAGAACGCCGGAGTGAGATGAAATGCGCCTGCCGGCATGACTACTTGCGACGCATGAAAATGTGTTACTCCCGCGAGAATGACGGACCCGATGGTTAGCAGTACTCCCGACCACAACACCCACGCGAGTCGCCGGATGGTGCTGAGATTGCGATAGAGGAGCGCAAGAATCAGCAGACAGCTTCCTGATGCAAGCAGGCTGGTGTAACGAAGGTGGGACATTCCCGCAACCGTATTGCCAAGAGACGGCCAAAGATATGCGGCATACTGCGAGAGGCCGATGCAGCCCGAAGCAATGGAAAGGGGCGCGCTAAATCCAAGCTGCCAGATGTAGAGAAACGAAGCCCAGCGTCCCGCGCCGTTGCGACCGTAAATCTCACGCAGAAATGTGTATGACCCGCCCGCCTCCGGCATCGCTGCGCCCAGTTCCGCCCAAACCAGGCCATCGCACACAGCGATCAGTGCGCCGAGAATCCAACCCAGCATTGCCTGCGGTCCACCCATTGCAGCCACCACGAGGGGCAGCGTAATGAACGGTCCCACGCCGATCATGTTCATCATGTTCAGCGAGACAGCGTTTCCCAGGCTCAGTTGTCGTTTCAGTTGCGACGGCATGCTTCGATCATCATCAAAGAGTGAAAGGCAGTCAGTGGATTGTACACTGGGCTTGAACCCTTTCCTGGAGACTAGACAAGTAGATGCAGCCTGCCGGACGACGACTCAAGCTGATTGCTACACTCGCGCTCGCTGCGACCACCGCTGCGCAAACCCAGACAGTTCCCTGGGCCACGCAAATTGCGGCTACTCCCGACGCACAAACGCTGCCAGAAGACCGCGGCGCCGATGGTCTATGGCAAACGTTG
This genomic window contains:
- a CDS encoding 2-keto-4-pentenoate hydratase, with amino-acid sequence MVTDNLHATQKLSPEENDRMRQASELLLAARRDSQPIESLPEALRPHMLDEAYALQDIIARALGPIGGWKVGATSPDATPAYAPMPLLGGFAHSGQTLSESYRRYRGVEAEIAFHLGKDLPVRKEAYTRKEVIDAIASAHPAIELMEPAFLNPDIVDRLSMIGDLQMNGGFVYGPALPSWQSADLTKETVVVTIDGAVRFTGTASNPAGTDLLRLVTWLANEGQHRTAGLKAGDWITTGSWCGKFNANSGSEVRVTFSTFGTVQVYFA
- a CDS encoding APC family permease; this encodes MPSQLKRQLSLGNAVSLNMMNMIGVGPFITLPLVVAAMGGPQAMLGWILGALIAVCDGLVWAELGAAMPEAGGSYTFLREIYGRNGAGRWASFLYIWQLGFSAPLSIASGCIGLSQYAAYLWPSLGNTVAGMSHLRYTSLLASGSCLLILALLYRNLSTIRRLAWVLWSGVLLTIGSVILAGVTHFHASQVVMPAGAFHLTPAFFQGLGAATLIATYDYWGYYTVCFLGGEVRDPGRTIPRAVLISIAIVAVLYLLMNISVLGVIPWQELVKGGDGRYAVVAVLMQRTFGVTAARVLAALVMWTAFASVFSLLLTYSRAPYAAALDGNYFRSFATLHPRHGFPNVSLIALGVVAAIFCFFDLSHVIAALVAIRIILQYLLQQVGVILLRIRRPEMPRPFRLWFYPLPPLLALAGFLFIVFSRPDASREFVYAGVIAVTGSLLYFARAYRRREWPFASQAK